The following are from one region of the Lentimicrobiaceae bacterium genome:
- a CDS encoding outer membrane lipoprotein-sorting protein: MKGDASYMEMTMTTVRPRYTRDMSMKIWSKGDDFSLIFVTSPARDKGTGFLKRKKEIWNYLPSIDRMVKMPPSMMSQSWMGSDFTNDDLVRGSSTLDDYTHRLLPSEKLNGIDCFVIELIPKPESAIVYSKVLMWISKDKFLQLKVENFDERMELANSIVQSKITMLGGRELPSVMEMIPADKKGNKTIITVSKIDFNPKIEDSFFSVQNLKKLR; the protein is encoded by the coding sequence ATGAAAGGTGATGCTTCCTACATGGAAATGACAATGACAACAGTCAGGCCGCGCTATACCAGAGATATGAGTATGAAAATCTGGAGTAAGGGAGATGATTTTTCTCTCATTTTTGTGACTTCGCCTGCCAGGGATAAGGGAACAGGTTTTTTAAAGAGGAAGAAAGAAATCTGGAATTATTTGCCCTCCATTGATCGGATGGTTAAAATGCCTCCTTCAATGATGTCGCAGTCATGGATGGGGTCTGATTTTACCAACGACGATTTGGTAAGAGGGAGTTCAACGCTTGATGATTATACCCATCGGTTGCTTCCCTCCGAAAAGCTGAACGGCATTGATTGTTTTGTAATTGAATTGATTCCAAAACCTGAATCTGCCATAGTTTATAGCAAAGTGTTGATGTGGATTAGTAAAGACAAATTTTTGCAATTGAAAGTCGAAAACTTTGATGAACGCATGGAGTTAGCCAATAGCATTGTTCAAAGTAAAATTACGATGCTTGGCGGGCGCGAATTGCCGTCTGTTATGGAAATGATTCCTGCCGATAAAAAAGGAAACAAAACCATCATTACCGTTAGTAAAATTGACTTTAATCCGAAAATTGAAGACAGCTTTTTTTCAGTTCAGAATCTAAAGAAGCTTCGATAG
- a CDS encoding ABC transporter permease — MRIVFILAWRNLWRNKRRTLITVASVFFAVIMAITAQSFQKGSYELMIDNMVKYSTGYLQIQDVLFEDEPSMDNSMLYDAALKHSLKPFSSKIAYTVPRMQSFALAATNNTTRGVVVTGIDPDSENRFNNLTGLITEGDFIHAEDNAVLVAQGLAGMLQVKTGDTLVLISQGYQGTMAAGKFPVKGIIKLRVPELNNRSVYMPLEAARVFYSAEERLTSLIVMPVNPEDTEELAAEIESAVDKEWYKVLTWKVMLKDLLRLMEFDVAGNMVIIYILYIVIAFGIFGTVLTMMVERSKEFGMLISLGMKRKQLALICLSESLLMSFIGAVAGAASALPVVLWYHYNPIRLEGEMAEMILQYGFEPIMPFSLDPAIFMTQAWVVFGIAVIIGMYPVYKIFKLRIVDASKK, encoded by the coding sequence ATGAGAATTGTTTTCATATTGGCATGGCGTAATCTCTGGCGTAACAAGCGCAGAACATTGATTACCGTGGCTTCTGTTTTTTTTGCTGTTATCATGGCCATTACAGCCCAATCGTTTCAAAAAGGATCGTATGAGCTGATGATTGACAATATGGTAAAATACAGTACCGGTTATCTTCAGATTCAGGATGTGCTTTTTGAAGATGAGCCTTCTATGGACAATTCAATGCTATACGATGCTGCATTGAAGCATTCGCTTAAACCATTCAGCAGCAAAATAGCCTATACCGTTCCGCGTATGCAAAGTTTTGCGCTGGCAGCAACAAACAATACAACAAGGGGTGTTGTAGTTACCGGCATTGATCCTGATAGTGAAAACAGGTTTAATAACCTCACCGGCCTGATTACTGAAGGTGATTTTATCCATGCAGAAGACAATGCTGTTCTGGTGGCTCAGGGCCTGGCCGGAATGCTTCAGGTTAAAACAGGCGACACACTTGTACTGATTAGTCAGGGCTACCAGGGGACGATGGCAGCCGGGAAATTTCCTGTCAAGGGAATTATCAAATTACGTGTTCCTGAGCTAAATAACCGTTCAGTTTACATGCCCCTTGAAGCAGCCAGGGTCTTTTATTCAGCTGAAGAAAGGTTAACTTCACTGATCGTCATGCCTGTAAATCCGGAAGATACAGAAGAGCTTGCGGCAGAAATAGAATCAGCGGTGGATAAAGAATGGTATAAAGTTCTTACCTGGAAGGTGATGTTAAAGGATTTGCTGCGCTTGATGGAATTTGATGTTGCGGGGAATATGGTAATTATTTATATTCTTTATATTGTCATAGCATTTGGCATTTTTGGAACCGTTCTTACCATGATGGTTGAACGTTCAAAAGAGTTTGGAATGTTAATTTCATTAGGCATGAAGCGGAAGCAACTGGCATTGATATGTTTGTCCGAAAGCTTATTGATGAGCTTTATCGGGGCTGTTGCCGGTGCCGCATCGGCTTTGCCTGTGGTATTATGGTATCATTATAATCCAATCAGGCTGGAAGGGGAGATGGCCGAAATGATTCTGCAGTATGGTTTTGAACCCATCATGCCTTTTTCGCTCGATCCGGCAATTTTTATGACCCAGGCATGGGTTGTTTTTGGTATTGCAGTTATAATCGGCATGTATCCGGTTTATAAAATTTTCAAACTCCGCATTGTGGATGCCTCAAAAAAATAA